DNA from Dokdonella koreensis DS-123:
GCGCCGTCTTCGACGGCAAGGTGTACGTAAGCACCCTCAGCAACGGACCCGGCGTCTACCGGATGTTCGACGCCGGCGGCGACCTGCTCTACGTCGGCAAGGCCGGCAGTCTCCGCAAGCGCGTCGGCAGCTACTTCCTGAAGCCGAGGCTGGAACCGCGCATCGCCTCGATGGTCTCGCAGATCGCGCGCATCGAGGTCACGCTGACGCGCACCGAGGCCGAGGCGCTGCTGCTCGAATCGCAGCTGATCAAGACGCTAAAGCCGCGCTACAACATCCTGCTGCGCGACGACAAGAGCTACCCGTACATCCACCTGACGGCCGGCGACTGGCCGCGGCTGGCCTTCCACCGCGGCGCGCGCAGCGGCGGCGGCCGCTATTTCGGGCCGTATCCGAGCGCGGCCGCCGTGCGCGAGAGCATCGGCCTGCTGCAGAAGCTCTTCCGGCTGCGCAACTGCGAGGACAGCTATTTCCGCAACCGGTCGCGGCCGTGCCTGCAGCACCAGATCGGCCGCTGCACGGCACCGTGCGTCGGCCTGGTCGAGGCGGCCGAGTACCAGGCCAGCGTGCGTCACGCGACGCTGTTCCTGGAGGGCCGCAGCAAGCTGGTGCTCGACGAGCTGGTGGCGGCGATGGAACGCGCCAGCGCCGCGCTGGAGTTCGAGCGCGCGGCGACCGTCCGCGACCGCATCACCGCCCTGCAGCGCATCCAGGCGCGCCACTACGTGCAGGGCGCCAGCGCCGACATGGACGTGATCGCCTGCGCGATCCGCAACGGCATCGCCTGCATCAGCGTGCTGTTCTTCCGCAACGGCATCAGCCTCGGTTCGCGCGACTTCTTCCCGCGCCTGGGCGGCGACGCGGAACCGGCGGCGGTGATCGCCTCGTTCATCGCGCAGTACTACCTCGAGCGGCCGCTGCCCGAGGAACTGGTGGTCAGCCACCTGCCGGACGAGGCCGCCCTGCTGGCCGAGGCGCTCGGCGGGCAGGCCGGGCACGGCGTGGAGATCAAGGCGCGCGTGCGCGCCGAACGCGCGCGCTTCCTCGAACTGGCGGTGAAGAACGCCGGCGCCGCCCTCGACGCGCGGCTGGCCAGCCGCCAGACGCTGGCGACGCGGTTCGAGGCGCTGCGCGACCTGCTGGCACTGGAGGAAACGCCGCGCCGCATCGAGTGCTTCGACATCAGCCATACGATGGGCGAAGCGACCGTGGCCTCCTGCGTGGTGTTCGGCCCGGAAGGACCGGAGAAATCCCAATACCGGCGCTTCAACATCACCGGGATCACGCCGGGCGACGACTACGCGGCGATGGGCCAGGCCCTGCAGCGCCGCTACCGGCGCATCCGGGACGGCGAGGGCGTGCTGCCCGACGTGCTGTTGATCGACGGCGGCAAGGGCCAGGTGCGGCAGGCGCTGGACGTCCTGGCGGAACTGGGCATCGAGGGCCTCGTCGTCGTCGGCGTCGCCAAGGGCGAGGCGCGCCGGTCCGGCGACGAAACCTTGATCTTGGGCGACTCCGGCCGCACGCTCTGGCCTGGACCGGAGTCGCCGGCCTCGCACCTGGTCCAGGCGGTGCGCGACGAGGCGCACCGCTTCGCGATCACCGGCCACCGCGGCCGCCGCGAGAAGGCGCGCGAGGCCAGCAGTCTGGAGGAGATCGCGGGGATCGGCGCCAAGCGGCGCTCGGCCCTGCTCAAGCACTTCGGCGGCCGTGCCGGCCTGGCGGCCGCCGGTGTCGAGGAACTCATGCAGGTCAAGGGCATCCACCGCGACCTGGCCGAACGCATCTATGCAGCCTTCCACGGCTGAAGGACACCGCACGATGACATTGACCCTGCCGACGATCCTGACGCTGTTTCGCATCGTTCTGCTGCCGGTCATCGTCGTCGTCTTCTACCTGCCCGAGTATTTCCCGACGACCGCGAGCTGGTCCAACATCGCGGCCGCCGGCGTCTTCGTGCTGGCCGCGGTCACCGACTGGCTCGACGGCTGGATCGCGCGCCGCTACGACCTCACCTCCGCCTTCGGCGCCTTTCTCGATCCGGTCGCCGACAAGCTGATGGTGGCGGTCGCGCTGTTCCTGCTGGTCCAGCAGAACCCGACCGCGCTGATGGCGGTCGCCAGCGCGGTCATCGTCGGCCGCGAGATCAGCATCTCGGCGCTGCGCGAATGGATGGCCGAGATCGGCCAGCGCGCCAAGGTCGGCGTCGCCTGGATCGGCAAGCTCAAGACGACGATGCAGATCGTCGCGATCGTGGTCTGCCTGCACCAGCGCGACGTGCCGGAGCTGCGGTTGTACCGGATCGGCGAGGCGCTGCTGGTGGTGGCCGCGGTGCTGACGATCTGGTCGGCGCTGGTCTACGTGCGCGCCGCCTGGCCGGCCCTGCGCGACAACGACAGCGGCCGGGTCTGAATCCGTTCCTCGCGCGACTGCGGCCTCGCTGCCGCGATTGCCGGCGTCCAGACCCCCGGTCTCCGCATGAAGGAGCGCCGCGGCCGTGCCGTGAACGCGCGGTTTCTTTCGCATTTCGCGCGGAGAACCTCACCCGGGCTCGCCACGCGCATCGGCCGCCAGTGCTGCGAGCCACGGATCGCGGCCGCGTCGATCCGCTGATCTTTGCCCGTCCGCGCAAATTTCTGTTGACACGTGTGCGTCATTCCGTAAGATGCGCGTCCCGGGCGGGAATAGCTCAGTTGGTAGAGCACGACCTTGCCAAGGTCGGGGTCGCGAGTTCGAGTCTCGTTTCCCGCTCCAGGCTTTTCACCAAAACCTCGGCCCGCCGAGGTTTTGTTTTTTTCAAGGTTCGGCGTCCCGGTACGCGCCGGGCCGACGAAGAAGCAGCTTCGCAGCCATCGGCCTGATGGCAGAGTGGTCATGCAGCGGCCTGCAAAGCCGTGTACGCCGGTTCGATTCCGACTCAGGCCTCCACAACATG
Protein-coding regions in this window:
- the uvrC gene encoding excinuclease ABC subunit UvrC, translating into MTATDDRAVFDGKVYVSTLSNGPGVYRMFDAGGDLLYVGKAGSLRKRVGSYFLKPRLEPRIASMVSQIARIEVTLTRTEAEALLLESQLIKTLKPRYNILLRDDKSYPYIHLTAGDWPRLAFHRGARSGGGRYFGPYPSAAAVRESIGLLQKLFRLRNCEDSYFRNRSRPCLQHQIGRCTAPCVGLVEAAEYQASVRHATLFLEGRSKLVLDELVAAMERASAALEFERAATVRDRITALQRIQARHYVQGASADMDVIACAIRNGIACISVLFFRNGISLGSRDFFPRLGGDAEPAAVIASFIAQYYLERPLPEELVVSHLPDEAALLAEALGGQAGHGVEIKARVRAERARFLELAVKNAGAALDARLASRQTLATRFEALRDLLALEETPRRIECFDISHTMGEATVASCVVFGPEGPEKSQYRRFNITGITPGDDYAAMGQALQRRYRRIRDGEGVLPDVLLIDGGKGQVRQALDVLAELGIEGLVVVGVAKGEARRSGDETLILGDSGRTLWPGPESPASHLVQAVRDEAHRFAITGHRGRREKAREASSLEEIAGIGAKRRSALLKHFGGRAGLAAAGVEELMQVKGIHRDLAERIYAAFHG
- the pgsA gene encoding CDP-diacylglycerol--glycerol-3-phosphate 3-phosphatidyltransferase, producing the protein MTLTLPTILTLFRIVLLPVIVVVFYLPEYFPTTASWSNIAAAGVFVLAAVTDWLDGWIARRYDLTSAFGAFLDPVADKLMVAVALFLLVQQNPTALMAVASAVIVGREISISALREWMAEIGQRAKVGVAWIGKLKTTMQIVAIVVCLHQRDVPELRLYRIGEALLVVAAVLTIWSALVYVRAAWPALRDNDSGRV